In Corvus moneduloides isolate bCorMon1 chromosome 12, bCorMon1.pri, whole genome shotgun sequence, the following proteins share a genomic window:
- the ORC6 gene encoding origin recognition complex subunit 6 isoform X2, giving the protein MECGAVRAMAARLGLAEPAVLRKAEEYLRLSQVKCTGLMAQMTATSSAVMCLDLAASFMKQPVDKSYCVKLSGLNKTTYQSSMKSLECLLEVNQRLGMRDLAVQFCCLEAVNMASEILQRYECSLSEAQRVDLDFSKPLFITAALCTACRCLKQKVDRTKMLATSGVKKAIFDRLCNQLEKISQQLSNVPLAAETPDSLQTALEQCEQEEGSEEDEEMPCKRPKTETKQDYEEWKKKILENAAKAQGTRSTDSVMPPSNATAACS; this is encoded by the exons ATGGAgtgcggggccgtgcgggccATGGCGGCTCGGCTGGGCCTGGCCGAGCCCGCCGTGCTCAG AAAAGCTGAGGAGTATCTGCGGCTGTCCCAGGTGAAATGCACGGGGTTAATGGCTCAAATGACGGCGACAAGCAGTGCTGTGATGTGCCTGGACCTGGCGGCGAGTTTCATGAAACAACCGGTTGACAAA AGCTATTGTGTTAAACTCTCTGGTTTGAACAAGACCACCTACCAGAGCTCCATGAAGTCTTTGGAATGTTTGCTAGAGGTGAACCAAAGGCTGGGGATGCGAGACTTGGCTGTGCAGTTTTGCTGCTTAGAGGCAGTGAACATGGCTTCAGAAATCCTGCAGAG GTATGAATGCAGCCTCTCTGAAGCACAGCGAGTGGACCTGGATTTCTCCAAACCCCTGTTTATAACAGCTGCGCTGTGCACTGCATGCAG GTGTTTGAAACAAAAAGTGGACAGAACTAAAATGTTGGCTACATCTGGAGTGAAAAAAGCAATATTTGACCGGCTGTGCAATCAGCTGGAGAAGATAAGCCAGCAACTCAGCA ATGTTCCACTGGCTGCAGAGACACCTGACAGCTTGCAGACTGCCCTGGAGCAGTGTGAGCAGGAAGAGG GCTCTGAAGAGGATGAGGAGATGCCATGTAAACGACCAAAGACTGAAACAAAGCAGGACTATgaagaatggaaaaagaaaatcctggaaaacGCTGCTAAGGCACAAGGGACAAGGAGTACTGACTCTGTAATGCCACCCAGTAATGCAACTGCTGCTTGCTCTTAA
- the ORC6 gene encoding origin recognition complex subunit 6 isoform X1: MECGAVRAMAARLGLAEPAVLRKAEEYLRLSQVKCTGLMAQMTATSSAVMCLDLAASFMKQPVDKSYCVKLSGLNKTTYQSSMKSLECLLEVNQRLGMRDLAVQFCCLEAVNMASEILQRYECSLSEAQRVDLDFSKPLFITAALCTACRCLKQKVDRTKMLATSGVKKAIFDRLCNQLEKISQQLSKDVPLAAETPDSLQTALEQCEQEEGSEEDEEMPCKRPKTETKQDYEEWKKKILENAAKAQGTRSTDSVMPPSNATAACS, translated from the exons ATGGAgtgcggggccgtgcgggccATGGCGGCTCGGCTGGGCCTGGCCGAGCCCGCCGTGCTCAG AAAAGCTGAGGAGTATCTGCGGCTGTCCCAGGTGAAATGCACGGGGTTAATGGCTCAAATGACGGCGACAAGCAGTGCTGTGATGTGCCTGGACCTGGCGGCGAGTTTCATGAAACAACCGGTTGACAAA AGCTATTGTGTTAAACTCTCTGGTTTGAACAAGACCACCTACCAGAGCTCCATGAAGTCTTTGGAATGTTTGCTAGAGGTGAACCAAAGGCTGGGGATGCGAGACTTGGCTGTGCAGTTTTGCTGCTTAGAGGCAGTGAACATGGCTTCAGAAATCCTGCAGAG GTATGAATGCAGCCTCTCTGAAGCACAGCGAGTGGACCTGGATTTCTCCAAACCCCTGTTTATAACAGCTGCGCTGTGCACTGCATGCAG GTGTTTGAAACAAAAAGTGGACAGAACTAAAATGTTGGCTACATCTGGAGTGAAAAAAGCAATATTTGACCGGCTGTGCAATCAGCTGGAGAAGATAAGCCAGCAACTCAGCA AAGATGTTCCACTGGCTGCAGAGACACCTGACAGCTTGCAGACTGCCCTGGAGCAGTGTGAGCAGGAAGAGG GCTCTGAAGAGGATGAGGAGATGCCATGTAAACGACCAAAGACTGAAACAAAGCAGGACTATgaagaatggaaaaagaaaatcctggaaaacGCTGCTAAGGCACAAGGGACAAGGAGTACTGACTCTGTAATGCCACCCAGTAATGCAACTGCTGCTTGCTCTTAA